Proteins found in one Bacillus subtilis subsp. subtilis str. 168 genomic segment:
- the lspA gene encoding signal peptidase II (Evidence 1a: Function from experimental evidences in the studied strain; PubMedId: 9880550, 9882689, 10497172, 15849754, 16850406; Product type e: enzyme): MLYYMIALLIIAADQLTKWLVVKNMELGQSIPIIDQVFYITSHRNTGAAWGILAGQMWFFYLITTAVIIGIVYYIQRYTKGQRLLGVALGLMLGGAIGNFIDRAVRQEVVDFIHVIIVNYNYPIFNIADSSLCVGVMLLFIQMLLDSGKKKKEQ, encoded by the coding sequence GTGCTGTATTATATGATTGCACTACTTATTATTGCAGCCGATCAATTGACAAAATGGCTAGTTGTTAAGAACATGGAACTTGGCCAAAGCATTCCGATCATTGATCAGGTATTCTATATCACCTCCCATCGCAATACGGGTGCTGCATGGGGGATATTAGCGGGTCAAATGTGGTTTTTCTACCTCATAACAACCGCTGTTATTATTGGTATTGTTTATTACATACAGCGTTATACAAAGGGACAAAGGCTTCTTGGCGTTGCCCTCGGACTTATGCTTGGCGGTGCCATCGGCAACTTTATCGATCGGGCTGTCAGACAGGAAGTTGTGGATTTTATCCATGTTATTATTGTCAATTACAATTACCCGATATTTAACATCGCGGACTCTTCACTATGTGTCGGCGTAATGCTTTTATTTATACAAATGCTGTTGGACAGCGGGAAAAAGAAAAAGGAGCAATAG
- the thiQ gene encoding N-formyl-4-amino-5-aminomethyl-2-methylpyrimidinedeformylase (Evidence 1a: Function from experimental evidences in the studied strain; PubMedId: 17618314; Product type e: enzyme) yields the protein MDQQIYSLQKKVEEHKEELIQLAKTLISYQTPAPPARNTEGIQSWIAGYLNELGFSIDKWDVYPGDPNVVGKLKGTDSADYYSLIINGHVDVAEVKEDEEWKHDPFHPIEKNGLLIGRGASDMKGGMACVLFAVKLIREASIELPGDLILQSVIGEEVGEAGTLECCKRGYHADFAIVADTSDMHIQGQGGVITGWIEIKSSQTFHDGTRRNMIHAGGGTFGASAIEKMAKIIAGLGELERHWSIMKSYPGFKPGTNTINPAVIEGGRHAAFIADECRLWITVHFYPNETHDQVAAEIEDYVNRLSDSDIWLRENRPVFKWGGSSMIEDRGEIFPALEVDPGHPGVLALTASHQKVKRECPIIDVSQSVTDGGWLYDAGIPCVIYGPGDLHNAHSVNEKVSIEQLVEYTKIILDFIISWCSRKKEQ from the coding sequence TTGGATCAACAAATATACTCTTTGCAAAAAAAAGTGGAAGAACATAAGGAGGAGCTTATTCAGCTTGCGAAAACGCTGATTTCTTATCAAACACCTGCTCCGCCTGCAAGAAATACAGAGGGCATTCAGTCTTGGATTGCGGGATATTTAAATGAATTGGGATTCTCGATCGACAAATGGGATGTGTACCCTGGAGATCCCAATGTTGTAGGGAAGCTAAAAGGAACAGATTCAGCAGATTATTATAGCCTGATTATCAATGGCCATGTAGATGTGGCAGAGGTAAAAGAGGATGAAGAATGGAAGCACGATCCGTTTCATCCCATTGAAAAAAACGGTCTCTTAATCGGGCGAGGCGCTTCCGATATGAAGGGCGGAATGGCTTGTGTGCTGTTTGCTGTCAAATTAATTCGTGAAGCAAGCATTGAACTTCCAGGTGATCTGATTCTGCAATCGGTTATTGGGGAGGAAGTTGGAGAGGCCGGCACACTTGAATGCTGCAAGAGGGGCTACCACGCTGATTTTGCAATTGTCGCGGATACGAGCGATATGCATATTCAAGGCCAAGGCGGTGTCATTACAGGCTGGATCGAAATCAAAAGCAGTCAAACATTTCATGATGGAACGAGACGGAATATGATTCATGCAGGCGGAGGAACATTCGGAGCAAGCGCAATTGAAAAAATGGCAAAAATCATTGCGGGGCTCGGTGAACTTGAGCGCCACTGGTCTATTATGAAAAGTTATCCCGGTTTTAAACCAGGCACAAATACGATTAACCCGGCAGTTATAGAAGGCGGCAGACATGCGGCTTTTATAGCGGACGAATGCCGGCTGTGGATCACAGTCCATTTTTATCCGAATGAAACCCATGACCAAGTGGCAGCGGAAATAGAAGATTACGTCAATCGGCTGAGTGACAGTGATATTTGGCTTAGGGAAAACCGCCCTGTATTCAAGTGGGGAGGCTCATCTATGATAGAAGACAGGGGAGAAATTTTTCCGGCATTGGAAGTTGACCCTGGCCACCCAGGCGTCTTAGCGCTAACTGCCTCTCATCAGAAAGTGAAACGGGAGTGTCCAATTATTGACGTTTCTCAATCAGTTACAGATGGCGGATGGCTGTATGATGCCGGTATTCCATGCGTAATATACGGTCCTGGAGATCTGCACAATGCACACTCTGTGAACGAGAAGGTATCGATTGAGCAGCTAGTAGAGTATACAAAAATTATACTCGATTTTATCATCAGCTGGTGCAGCCGGAAAAAAGAACAATGA
- the ylmD gene encoding conserved protein with laccase domain (Evidence 3: Putative function from multiple computational evidences; PubMedId: 16498617, 19737354; Product type e: enzyme): MNTYHPFSLTTPSTLMIQDWAQTNQNNKEVIAGFTTKNGGVSQKPFESLNTGLHVHDKDADVVKNREYIADMFNTDLQSWVFADQTHDNRVQKVTQRDRGKGAREYHTALKATDGIYTNEKNVFLALCFADCVPLFFYDPVKSLVGVAHAGWKGTVKQIGREMVKQWTEKEGSNPSDIYAVIGPSISGACYTVDDRVMDAVRALPVSADLAANQTAKAQYQLDLKELNRLILMDSGLASEQISVSGLCTESEPSLFYSHRRDQGKTGRMMSFIGMKEA, from the coding sequence ATGAATACATATCACCCATTCAGTCTTACCACACCCTCGACACTCATGATACAAGACTGGGCTCAAACGAATCAAAACAACAAAGAGGTCATTGCCGGATTTACGACAAAAAACGGCGGTGTCAGCCAAAAGCCTTTTGAATCGTTAAATACAGGATTGCACGTTCATGACAAAGATGCAGATGTAGTTAAAAATCGTGAATATATTGCCGATATGTTTAATACTGATTTGCAGTCTTGGGTATTCGCTGATCAGACACATGATAATCGCGTTCAGAAAGTGACGCAGAGGGATAGGGGAAAAGGCGCCCGTGAGTATCACACGGCTCTAAAAGCAACGGACGGGATCTATACAAATGAAAAAAATGTATTTTTAGCATTATGCTTTGCTGATTGTGTGCCTCTTTTCTTTTATGATCCGGTTAAGTCGCTTGTCGGAGTCGCCCATGCCGGGTGGAAAGGCACCGTCAAACAGATTGGCAGAGAAATGGTGAAGCAATGGACTGAGAAGGAAGGTTCAAATCCCTCAGATATTTACGCTGTTATTGGCCCGTCTATCAGCGGAGCATGCTATACGGTAGACGACCGCGTCATGGATGCTGTCCGCGCATTGCCGGTTTCAGCAGACCTTGCCGCCAATCAGACGGCAAAGGCACAATATCAGCTTGATCTGAAAGAGCTGAACCGTCTTATACTGATGGACAGCGGTTTGGCAAGTGAACAAATTTCTGTCAGCGGTTTATGCACGGAAAGCGAGCCGTCTCTTTTCTATTCTCATCGCCGCGATCAGGGGAAAACTGGACGGATGATGTCCTTTATCGGAATGAAGGAGGCATAA
- the ylmE gene encoding putative PLP-containing enzyme (Evidence 3: Putative function from multiple computational evidences; PubMedId: 14526035, 24097949; Product type e: enzyme) encodes MRVVDNLRHINERINEACNRSGRSSDEVTVIAVTKYVSPERAQEAVDAGITCLGENRDAELLRKQELMKGNPEWHFIGSLQSRKAKSVVNSVSYIHSLDRLSLAKEIEKRAEGTVRCFVQVNTSLEPSKHGMKKEEVIPFIQELSGFEHILVAGLMTMAPLTDDQDQIRSCFRSLRELRDQVQKLNQPNAPCTELSMGMSNDFEIAIEEGATYIRIGSSLVGNETGGVQQ; translated from the coding sequence TTGCGTGTTGTTGATAATTTACGACATATAAACGAACGAATAAACGAAGCATGTAACAGATCGGGCCGCAGCTCCGATGAAGTTACGGTTATTGCAGTCACAAAATATGTATCACCTGAAAGAGCACAGGAGGCAGTAGATGCTGGCATCACCTGCCTCGGAGAGAATCGGGATGCGGAACTGCTCCGCAAACAGGAATTGATGAAAGGGAATCCGGAATGGCATTTTATCGGCAGTCTGCAATCAAGAAAAGCAAAATCTGTCGTCAATTCGGTTTCCTATATCCATTCCCTAGACCGGCTCTCATTAGCGAAAGAAATTGAAAAACGGGCTGAAGGTACTGTACGATGCTTTGTGCAGGTCAATACCTCTCTTGAGCCTTCTAAACATGGCATGAAAAAAGAAGAAGTCATTCCATTCATACAGGAGCTTTCCGGTTTCGAACATATCCTTGTTGCCGGGCTGATGACAATGGCTCCGCTGACTGATGATCAAGATCAGATCAGAAGCTGTTTCAGGTCGCTGAGAGAACTCCGTGACCAGGTTCAGAAGCTGAACCAGCCGAACGCTCCGTGTACTGAACTGTCGATGGGCATGTCAAATGATTTTGAAATTGCAATTGAAGAAGGAGCTACTTATATTAGAATCGGCTCATCGTTAGTCGGAAATGAAACAGGGGGTGTACAGCAATGA
- the ileS gene encoding isoleucyl-tRNA synthetase (Evidence 2a: Function from experimental evidences in other organisms; PubMedId: 12682299, 16697013, 17043414, 17095543, 28139725; Product type e: enzyme): MDFKDTLLMPKTDFPMRGNLPNREPDIQKKWEEEDIYRLVQERTKDRPKFVLHDGPPYANGDIHMGHALNKILKDFIVRYKSMSGYNAPYVPGWDTHGLPIETALTKNKKVNRKEMSVAEFRKLCEEYAWKQIEGQREQFKRLGVRGDWENPYVTLKPEYEAQQIRVFGEMAKRGYIYKGLKPVNWSPSSESALAEAEIEYQDKRSASIYVAFGVKDGKGVLENGERIIIWTTTPWTIPANLGISVHPDLEYSVIAVGEDRFVVASALVENVASACGFDQYEVTRTVKGKDLENIIAEHPLYGRDSLVMLGEHVTTDAGTGCVHTAPGHGEDDFIIGQKYGLDVLCPVDEKGVMTSEAPGFEGMFYDDANKAITQQLDEKGALVKLEFITHSYPHDWRTKKPTIFRATAQWFASIKDFRSDLLDAIKETKWVPEWGEQRLHNMVRDRGDWCISRQRAWGVPIPVFYAENGEPVITDETIEHVSELFRQHGSNIWFEKEAKDLLPEGFTHPGSPNGTFTKEQDIMDVWFDSGSSHQAVLEERDDLVRPADLYLEGSDQYRGWFNSSLSTAVAVTGKAPYKGVLSHGFALDGEGRKMSKSIGNVVVPAKVMKQLGADILRLWVSSVDYQADVRVSDAILKQVAEVYRKIRNTFRFLHGNLFDFDPKTNAVAVEDLREVDQYMLIKLNKLIDKVKKAYDEYEFAVVYHSIHNFCTIELSSFYLDFAKDIVYIEHADHPDRRSMQTVFYETLLALVKLSAPILPHTADELWSHLTFVEEQSVQLTDMPETITVPNSEATEEKFDRFMALRDDVLKALETARNEKIIGKSLEANLKLYPNKENKELLASIKENLSQLFIVSELTISEENEAPNDAQSFATGKIAVEKAEGEMCERSRVISKDVGANPKYPTLSLRNAEIVEKYYQK; the protein is encoded by the coding sequence ATGGATTTTAAAGACACGCTCTTAATGCCGAAAACAGATTTCCCGATGCGTGGAAATTTGCCAAACCGTGAGCCTGACATTCAAAAAAAATGGGAGGAAGAAGATATCTACCGTCTTGTTCAGGAACGGACGAAAGACCGCCCGAAATTTGTTTTACATGACGGACCTCCGTATGCAAACGGCGACATCCATATGGGCCATGCACTTAACAAGATTTTGAAAGACTTCATTGTCCGCTATAAATCAATGAGCGGCTACAACGCACCGTATGTGCCGGGCTGGGATACACACGGATTGCCAATTGAAACAGCTCTGACAAAAAACAAAAAGGTCAACCGCAAAGAAATGTCAGTAGCGGAATTCCGCAAACTATGCGAAGAGTACGCTTGGAAGCAAATCGAGGGACAGCGTGAGCAATTCAAACGTCTTGGTGTCCGCGGTGACTGGGAAAACCCATATGTGACATTAAAACCGGAATACGAAGCGCAGCAAATCCGCGTATTTGGTGAAATGGCAAAACGAGGCTACATTTACAAAGGCCTTAAACCGGTTAACTGGTCACCTTCAAGTGAGTCTGCTCTGGCTGAAGCCGAGATCGAATATCAAGATAAACGTTCAGCATCTATTTACGTCGCTTTTGGTGTAAAAGACGGAAAAGGCGTTCTTGAAAACGGCGAGCGCATCATCATTTGGACAACAACGCCGTGGACAATTCCGGCGAACCTCGGAATCTCAGTGCACCCTGATCTTGAGTACAGCGTGATTGCAGTAGGTGAAGACCGCTTTGTTGTAGCAAGTGCCTTAGTCGAAAATGTTGCATCGGCATGCGGATTTGATCAGTATGAAGTGACAAGAACGGTCAAAGGGAAAGACCTTGAGAACATTATCGCTGAACACCCGCTATATGGCAGAGACTCTCTCGTTATGCTTGGTGAACACGTAACAACTGATGCCGGAACAGGCTGTGTTCATACAGCGCCTGGACATGGGGAAGATGACTTTATCATCGGCCAAAAATACGGTTTAGATGTGCTTTGCCCGGTCGATGAAAAAGGTGTAATGACAAGCGAAGCTCCTGGCTTTGAAGGCATGTTCTATGATGATGCAAACAAAGCGATCACACAGCAGCTTGATGAAAAAGGCGCACTTGTGAAGCTTGAATTCATTACTCATTCTTATCCGCATGATTGGAGAACAAAAAAACCAACCATTTTCAGAGCAACAGCGCAATGGTTTGCGTCTATTAAAGATTTCAGATCAGACCTGCTGGATGCCATTAAAGAAACCAAATGGGTTCCTGAATGGGGCGAGCAGCGTTTGCACAACATGGTTCGGGACCGCGGAGACTGGTGTATTTCCAGACAGCGTGCGTGGGGTGTGCCGATTCCGGTATTTTACGCTGAAAACGGAGAACCGGTTATTACAGATGAAACCATTGAACATGTTTCTGAATTGTTCAGACAGCATGGATCAAACATTTGGTTTGAAAAAGAAGCAAAGGATCTTCTTCCGGAAGGCTTTACGCATCCTGGCAGCCCGAACGGCACATTTACAAAAGAACAGGATATCATGGATGTTTGGTTTGATTCAGGCTCTTCACATCAAGCAGTGCTTGAAGAACGTGATGACCTCGTTCGCCCGGCTGATCTATACCTAGAGGGATCTGACCAATATCGCGGCTGGTTTAACTCTTCTCTTTCTACAGCAGTAGCCGTAACAGGGAAAGCGCCGTATAAAGGTGTGCTCAGCCATGGGTTCGCACTGGATGGAGAAGGACGTAAGATGAGTAAATCAATCGGTAACGTTGTTGTTCCGGCTAAAGTCATGAAACAGCTTGGTGCCGACATCTTAAGATTATGGGTATCTTCAGTGGATTATCAGGCGGACGTTCGCGTGTCTGACGCCATTCTGAAGCAGGTTGCGGAAGTATATCGTAAAATCCGCAACACGTTCCGTTTCCTTCACGGCAACCTTTTCGATTTTGATCCAAAAACAAATGCGGTGGCTGTCGAAGATCTTCGCGAAGTGGATCAGTATATGCTGATTAAGCTGAACAAGCTGATTGATAAAGTGAAAAAAGCGTATGATGAGTACGAATTTGCGGTTGTGTATCACAGCATTCATAATTTCTGCACAATCGAATTGAGCTCATTCTACCTTGATTTTGCAAAAGATATTGTCTACATCGAGCATGCGGATCATCCGGATAGACGCAGCATGCAGACAGTATTCTACGAAACGCTTCTTGCATTAGTGAAGCTTTCAGCGCCTATCCTTCCACATACGGCAGACGAATTGTGGTCTCATTTAACATTTGTTGAAGAGCAGAGCGTTCAGTTGACCGATATGCCGGAAACAATCACGGTTCCAAACAGTGAAGCGACTGAAGAAAAATTTGACCGCTTTATGGCTCTTCGTGATGACGTGTTAAAAGCATTAGAAACTGCGCGAAATGAAAAAATTATCGGTAAATCTTTGGAAGCAAACCTGAAATTGTATCCAAACAAAGAAAACAAGGAGCTCTTGGCTTCCATAAAAGAAAACCTTTCTCAGCTGTTTATTGTGTCTGAACTGACAATCAGCGAAGAAAATGAAGCGCCGAACGATGCGCAAAGCTTTGCGACGGGTAAAATCGCTGTCGAGAAAGCGGAAGGCGAAATGTGTGAGAGATCTCGTGTGATTTCAAAAGATGTAGGGGCAAATCCGAAATATCCTACACTTTCATTACGCAACGCTGAAATCGTTGAAAAATACTATCAAAAATAA
- the ylyA gene encoding sporulation-related RNA polymerase-binding factor (Evidence 1a: Function from experimental evidences in the studied strain; PubMedId: 15496987, 23123912, 23678950; Product type cp: cell process) produces MNDQLTAIYTELLLMKEELQSRLFEYSCFQVSTSPQAAINQKQKATLIYHIKEELQDVLLALSKIENGTFGYCEETGAPIPLAKLAVLPTARTANDFLYSVQFEKKTLPIWKSTDIEYGQALYE; encoded by the coding sequence ATGAATGATCAACTGACCGCAATTTATACGGAACTTCTTCTGATGAAAGAAGAATTACAGTCGAGATTATTTGAGTATTCTTGCTTTCAGGTTTCTACAAGCCCGCAAGCAGCAATCAATCAAAAACAAAAAGCAACTCTGATCTATCATATTAAAGAAGAACTTCAAGACGTTCTCCTTGCATTGTCCAAAATCGAAAACGGCACATTCGGATACTGTGAAGAAACTGGGGCCCCCATTCCTCTTGCAAAGCTGGCAGTGCTGCCGACGGCCCGAACAGCAAACGATTTTCTTTATTCTGTCCAATTTGAGAAAAAAACGCTTCCGATATGGAAATCAACGGATATCGAATATGGTCAGGCACTGTATGAATAA
- the divIVA gene encoding cell-division initiation protein (Evidence 1a: Function from experimental evidences in the studied strain; PubMedId: 10724454, 12950914, 14526035, 15165232, 15554965, 16885474, 22108385, 22582279, 23264578, 24129255, 28674273; Product type f : factor), with product MPLTPNDIHNKTFTKSFRGYDEDEVNEFLAQVRKDYEIVLRKKTELEAKVNELDERIGHFANIEETLNKSILVAQEAAEDVKRNSQKEAKLIVREAEKNADRIINESLSKSRKIAMEIEELKKQSKVFRTRFQMLIEAQLDLLKNDDWDHLLEYEVDAVFEEKE from the coding sequence ATGCCATTAACGCCAAATGATATTCACAACAAGACGTTTACAAAAAGTTTTCGCGGATATGATGAAGATGAAGTAAATGAATTCCTAGCCCAAGTCAGAAAAGATTACGAAATTGTTCTCCGCAAGAAAACTGAGCTTGAAGCGAAAGTCAATGAGCTTGATGAAAGAATCGGACACTTTGCCAATATTGAGGAGACATTGAATAAATCAATTTTAGTTGCTCAAGAAGCGGCTGAAGACGTAAAACGCAATTCTCAAAAAGAAGCAAAGCTGATCGTTCGGGAAGCGGAGAAAAACGCTGATCGCATTATCAACGAATCGTTATCAAAATCAAGAAAAATTGCAATGGAAATTGAAGAGCTGAAAAAACAGTCTAAAGTGTTCAGAACACGTTTCCAAATGCTGATTGAAGCTCAGCTTGATCTTCTGAAAAATGACGATTGGGATCATCTCCTTGAGTATGAAGTCGACGCTGTATTTGAGGAAAAGGAATAA
- the ylmC gene encoding essential sporulation protein (Evidence 1a: Function from experimental evidences in the studied strain; PubMedId: 12429060, 23396918; Product type cp: cell process), with protein sequence MISISEFQVKDVVNVSNGKKLGSIGDIDINVTTGKIQAIILGGNGKVLGFFGKEEELVIPWRNIVKIGEDVILVRLSEPHA encoded by the coding sequence ATGATCAGCATTTCAGAATTTCAGGTAAAGGATGTCGTCAATGTCTCAAACGGAAAAAAGCTGGGGAGTATTGGTGATATTGATATCAATGTGACCACTGGAAAAATTCAGGCGATCATACTCGGAGGAAATGGGAAAGTTCTCGGATTTTTTGGAAAAGAAGAGGAATTGGTCATTCCATGGCGAAATATAGTAAAAATCGGGGAAGATGTAATCTTAGTCCGATTAAGTGAACCACATGCATAA
- the ylmH gene encoding factor involved in shape determination, RNA-binding fold (Evidence 2a: Function from experimental evidences in other organisms; PubMedId: 10093218, 14526035, 21141807; Product type f: factor), with protein sequence MSDIYQHFRKDERAFIDQALEWKRIVQEQYRMKLTDFLDPREQVILSAVTGQADVGLAFSGGYDRAERKRAILFPEYITPEESDFELQAFNVRYADKFVSVDHRSLLGALMGIGLKRQKFGDIVFSETAVQLIVSADTADFVAAQLTQAGKAAVSLEKIDLSDLNIPAVDVEIRDDTVSSLRLDAVCASMSRQSRQKSQTLVKNGLVKVNWKVVEDPSYIVAEGDMLSIRGFGRCSLTKIEGKTKKDKWRVTFERQK encoded by the coding sequence ATGAGCGATATATATCAGCACTTCAGAAAAGACGAGCGGGCCTTTATTGATCAAGCGCTCGAATGGAAAAGAATTGTCCAGGAGCAGTACCGGATGAAGCTGACCGACTTTTTAGATCCCCGAGAGCAGGTCATCCTCTCTGCTGTTACGGGACAGGCAGATGTCGGGCTTGCCTTTTCCGGCGGCTATGACAGAGCGGAGCGGAAACGGGCGATTCTGTTTCCAGAGTACATTACTCCGGAAGAATCAGATTTTGAACTGCAGGCGTTTAACGTCCGTTATGCTGACAAGTTTGTCTCAGTAGATCATCGTTCTCTGCTTGGTGCATTAATGGGCATAGGATTAAAGCGGCAAAAATTCGGTGACATCGTGTTTTCTGAGACAGCAGTGCAATTGATTGTCTCAGCCGATACCGCTGATTTTGTGGCTGCACAGCTGACCCAAGCAGGCAAAGCGGCGGTCAGCCTAGAGAAAATCGACTTGTCAGACCTTAACATTCCAGCAGTTGATGTCGAAATAAGAGATGACACGGTTTCTTCTTTAAGGCTTGACGCCGTCTGCGCCTCTATGAGCAGGCAATCCCGCCAGAAATCACAGACGCTTGTGAAAAACGGCCTTGTGAAAGTGAACTGGAAGGTGGTTGAAGATCCTTCATACATAGTCGCGGAAGGGGACATGCTGTCTATCAGAGGTTTTGGCCGGTGCAGCTTAACAAAAATCGAAGGAAAAACCAAAAAAGACAAATGGAGAGTTACGTTTGAACGACAAAAATAG
- the sepF gene encoding cell division machinery factor (Evidence 1a: Function from experimental evidences in the studied strain; PubMedId: 14526035, 16420366, 16796675, 18782755, 22912848, 24218584; Product type cp : cell process) — protein sequence MSMKNKLKNFFSMEDEEYEYEYIETERESHEEHEQKEKPAYNGNKPAGKQNVVSLQSVQKSSKVVLSEPRVYAEAQEIADHLKNRRAVVVNLQRIQHDQAKRIVDFLSGTVYAIGGDIQRIGSDIFLCTPDNVDVSGTISELISEDEHQRW from the coding sequence ATGAGTATGAAAAATAAACTGAAAAACTTTTTCTCAATGGAAGATGAAGAATACGAATATGAATATATTGAGACAGAGCGGGAATCTCATGAGGAGCATGAGCAAAAAGAAAAGCCGGCTTACAACGGGAATAAACCTGCGGGCAAACAGAATGTAGTGAGCTTGCAAAGTGTTCAGAAATCCTCTAAAGTGGTGTTGAGTGAGCCGCGCGTTTATGCGGAGGCGCAGGAAATAGCCGACCATTTGAAGAACCGGCGGGCAGTTGTCGTCAATCTTCAGCGGATACAGCATGACCAGGCGAAGCGGATTGTTGACTTTTTAAGCGGAACCGTTTATGCCATTGGCGGCGATATTCAAAGAATCGGCTCAGATATTTTCCTCTGCACGCCTGACAACGTAGATGTATCAGGCACAATTTCTGAGCTCATATCTGAAGACGAACATCAGAGGTGGTAA
- the ylmG gene encoding factor involved in shape determination, distribution of nucleoids and osmotic tolerance (Evidence 2a: Function from experimental evidences in other organisms; PubMedId: 14526035, 19966467, 20359373; Product type f: factor), which produces MILYQVFSVLSLLITIYSFALIIYIFMSWVPSTRETAVGRFLASICEPYLEPFRKIIPPIAMLDISPIVAILVLRFATTGLWGLYRMIAF; this is translated from the coding sequence ATGATCCTTTATCAAGTTTTTTCGGTTTTAAGCTTATTAATCACAATATACTCATTTGCCCTGATCATATATATTTTTATGTCATGGGTGCCGAGTACGAGGGAAACAGCAGTCGGGCGTTTTTTGGCTTCGATTTGTGAACCATATCTCGAACCATTCAGAAAAATCATCCCTCCGATTGCAATGCTGGATATTTCACCAATCGTAGCAATACTTGTGCTTCGGTTTGCGACAACCGGCTTGTGGGGACTTTATCGCATGATTGCGTTTTAA